From a single Vibrio tubiashii genomic region:
- a CDS encoding PilZ domain-containing protein yields the protein MQQPEILSLAERLIPAYNSEDFEFLLGQMTEGDPPSVKILVKMELNRVMAPCTKPIDLRGRVKGECREYELDGLKHWLDDVAFNAYHKNTRKFGGYTEGVWEALCNTHNNFRVMQKRGKPLGTEITTDINGIDVEAVVMGYDLKRKENRLKVSSQIEIELLNGQIVHAVTVDLSPSGAKFKVPSAFNYKLGEVIDVRLVELSKTVEVEGIHSVIPYRIVGIDESYENDAVKYLRLLKLDTTNIIEEVIEQLLKSEGQKTRHDNQDKIIRARSRGFEHTYLKHTCNLPVFFSGNELKLALMTENNQKIWQYWHDERNQQSLTNLFNNQRMSLLTTEGMKGSSNVIYSFTHEHQDKTLFFSMMMPEATRELRQLFWHIGAKKESWKVFRLSVFELSAEERNELSAHTNELGLETSSLTHCGILQEIADDTSRQDYLLAEKPRLASSELNQFRHARNPENNPVCIYFDAQSRRKEPRYQFKSPIMLSEPDTSTYEGISVDISKHGVSVALTAPCKLKAGETCSVNFKELQLYDKKLPLGEVPYRVIRVSPGGKQLQLAIIEDSQIMRTIAFFGTLIDHNQDKLIAKKELLPSNELLEGLHDILLDKMVSSPLFIEKKGGSLRPKAIGINYPLKPYLTILAKLGDEKNFSLGPIYKGRTNTLLAQPMKRIEGAQPQYHELYLTAVKFGTRIQSVDSKLSSDFDSLKERMNFVKNAQAMGEFYAIRICGAPVFDPITALVRKDLDELTHISLHHARNLEKDIHNIVGYGELTDITEEVLIRLGLTQ from the coding sequence ATGCAGCAGCCAGAAATACTCTCTCTTGCGGAACGTTTGATTCCTGCTTACAACTCGGAAGATTTCGAATTTCTTCTTGGTCAAATGACTGAGGGAGACCCACCGTCTGTCAAAATCTTAGTTAAGATGGAACTTAACAGAGTTATGGCACCGTGCACTAAACCTATCGACCTTCGCGGACGAGTCAAAGGTGAATGTAGAGAATACGAACTCGATGGCCTTAAACATTGGCTCGATGACGTTGCATTCAATGCCTACCACAAGAACACGCGCAAATTTGGTGGTTACACCGAAGGGGTTTGGGAAGCGCTTTGCAATACTCATAATAATTTTAGAGTGATGCAAAAACGTGGCAAGCCACTAGGAACCGAGATCACCACCGATATCAATGGTATTGATGTTGAAGCGGTAGTGATGGGTTACGATCTGAAACGCAAAGAGAATCGCCTTAAAGTCTCTTCCCAGATCGAGATTGAATTGCTTAACGGACAGATTGTCCATGCTGTGACTGTCGATCTCTCGCCTTCGGGTGCTAAGTTTAAAGTGCCCTCTGCATTCAATTACAAACTTGGGGAAGTCATTGACGTTCGTCTGGTTGAACTGAGCAAAACCGTTGAAGTGGAAGGGATACACTCCGTCATTCCTTATCGCATTGTTGGTATTGATGAGTCTTACGAGAACGATGCCGTTAAGTATCTAAGGCTACTCAAGCTTGATACCACCAATATTATCGAAGAGGTGATTGAGCAACTGCTAAAAAGTGAAGGGCAAAAGACTCGCCACGATAACCAAGACAAGATTATTCGTGCTCGTTCACGCGGCTTTGAGCACACCTACTTAAAACACACCTGTAATCTACCGGTCTTCTTTAGCGGCAATGAGTTAAAACTTGCCCTAATGACAGAAAATAACCAGAAGATATGGCAGTACTGGCACGATGAGCGCAATCAGCAGAGTTTAACCAACTTATTCAACAACCAACGCATGTCTTTGCTCACCACTGAAGGCATGAAAGGCAGTAGTAACGTCATCTACTCCTTCACTCATGAGCATCAAGACAAAACCTTATTCTTTTCCATGATGATGCCTGAAGCGACTCGCGAACTGCGTCAGCTGTTTTGGCACATTGGTGCCAAGAAAGAGAGTTGGAAAGTATTTAGATTATCGGTGTTTGAGCTGTCTGCAGAAGAGAGAAACGAACTCTCAGCGCATACCAACGAACTTGGGCTTGAAACCTCTTCTTTGACGCATTGTGGCATCTTGCAAGAAATCGCCGATGACACCAGCCGTCAAGACTATCTATTGGCTGAGAAACCTCGCTTAGCGAGCAGTGAACTCAACCAATTTAGGCATGCCAGAAACCCAGAAAACAACCCGGTATGTATCTATTTTGATGCTCAGTCGCGTCGTAAAGAGCCGCGATACCAATTTAAATCGCCGATAATGCTCTCTGAGCCCGACACATCGACTTATGAAGGCATCAGCGTAGATATCTCCAAACATGGTGTTAGCGTCGCTCTGACAGCGCCGTGTAAACTGAAAGCGGGCGAAACTTGCTCAGTCAATTTCAAAGAACTTCAGCTCTATGACAAGAAGTTACCGCTTGGTGAAGTCCCTTACCGCGTGATTAGAGTGAGTCCCGGTGGGAAGCAGTTACAACTGGCTATCATTGAAGACAGCCAAATCATGCGCACCATCGCCTTCTTTGGCACTCTGATCGATCACAACCAAGATAAATTGATCGCCAAAAAAGAGCTGCTGCCAAGCAACGAGCTGCTCGAAGGTTTGCATGATATCTTGCTCGATAAAATGGTCAGTTCACCACTGTTTATCGAGAAGAAAGGCGGCAGCCTAAGACCAAAAGCAATTGGTATTAACTACCCGCTTAAACCTTACCTAACCATTTTGGCCAAATTGGGTGATGAGAAAAACTTCTCTCTTGGTCCAATATACAAAGGCCGCACCAATACGCTCCTTGCTCAACCGATGAAGCGAATTGAAGGTGCTCAGCCTCAATATCACGAGCTCTATCTCACTGCGGTTAAATTCGGAACACGTATCCAATCGGTTGATTCGAAACTAAGCAGCGACTTCGATAGCCTGAAAGAGCGGATGAACTTTGTCAAAAATGCCCAAGCAATGGGAGAGTTCTACGCGATTAGAATCTGTGGCGCACCCGTGTTTGATCCTATTACTGCCTTGGTACGCAAAGACCTCGACGAGCTAACTCATATCAGTTTGCACCATGCGCGCAATCTAGAAAAAGATATCCACAACATTGTTGGTTATGGCGAACTGACTGACATAACCGAAGAAGTGTTAATCCGTTTGGGCTTAACTCAATAA
- the serB gene encoding phosphoserine phosphatase gives MDTLKTLSIRKHIPLINRLPESRLATQFDKANAGWVVFGEYLCPSQFEDIDFFVGYYNAVVDVWKVGRYEVALMAGELTAEHEEILQGLELDYSTLVDMPDLSKPGLIVLDMDSTAIQIECIDEIAKLAGVGEEVAEVTERAMQGELDFEQSLRQRVGKLAGADESILSEVRAELPLMPDLPELIGTLKQYGWKTAIASGGFTYFSDHLKQMLALDHAQSNQLEIVKGKLTGKVLGDVVSAQTKADILVELAEQYDIESHNTIAVGDGANDLVMMEAAGLGIAYHAKPKVEQQAKSAVRYAGLGGIVCILSALLVKQKRVSFKPQP, from the coding sequence ATGGACACGTTAAAGACTCTCTCTATACGTAAACACATCCCCCTCATTAACCGCCTACCAGAATCTCGACTTGCTACCCAGTTTGATAAAGCCAATGCAGGTTGGGTTGTTTTTGGTGAGTACCTCTGCCCAAGTCAGTTTGAAGACATCGACTTCTTCGTTGGTTACTACAATGCTGTGGTCGACGTTTGGAAGGTTGGTCGTTATGAAGTGGCCTTAATGGCTGGCGAACTAACTGCTGAGCATGAAGAGATTTTACAAGGCTTAGAGCTAGATTACTCAACATTGGTCGATATGCCAGATCTGTCTAAACCGGGCTTGATTGTGTTGGATATGGATTCGACCGCGATTCAAATCGAGTGTATTGATGAAATCGCTAAACTCGCGGGTGTGGGTGAAGAAGTAGCGGAAGTTACTGAACGTGCGATGCAAGGAGAGCTCGATTTTGAGCAGAGCTTACGTCAACGTGTTGGCAAGCTTGCAGGTGCTGATGAGTCAATTTTGAGTGAAGTCCGCGCCGAGTTACCCCTGATGCCTGATTTACCCGAGCTGATTGGCACGCTAAAGCAGTATGGCTGGAAAACGGCGATTGCATCGGGCGGCTTTACCTATTTTTCAGACCACCTCAAGCAGATGTTAGCGCTTGACCATGCTCAGTCCAACCAACTGGAAATTGTTAAAGGTAAATTGACTGGTAAGGTGCTTGGTGACGTAGTCTCGGCGCAAACGAAAGCGGATATACTTGTAGAGTTGGCAGAGCAATACGATATTGAGTCTCACAACACGATAGCGGTCGGTGATGGGGCCAATGATTTGGTGATGATGGAAGCGGCGGGCTTAGGCATTGCTTATCATGCGAAACCGAAAGTTGAGCAGCAAGCTAAGAGTGCCGTTCGCTATGCTGGCTTAGGTGGCATCGTATGTATTCTATCGGCACTGCTGGTGAAGCAAAAGCGGGTCAGCTTTAAGCCTCAACCATAA
- a CDS encoding YtjB family periplasmic protein has product MDSSLFSFRTAMKVLAIISLIAMVATIGINSVKITKGNEEIQANQLETLTNILISQASLSASDMIINQDQERLLKLSNQLAKDELVVDATIYDSEGVKLAASQEAKSVREMLGLDTPLQTARIGKQQLVEPVLHDGSVIGFVRITFETGKLTAFSDHYYRKSDRYMYTMVGLSFIAGLLLTLIVRRKPNKRKGENLLLKDM; this is encoded by the coding sequence ATGGACTCATCTCTGTTTTCTTTTCGTACTGCAATGAAAGTACTCGCGATTATCTCTTTGATTGCTATGGTGGCAACCATTGGGATTAATAGCGTCAAAATTACGAAGGGTAACGAAGAGATTCAGGCCAACCAACTAGAGACGCTAACCAATATTCTGATCTCACAGGCATCGCTTTCAGCCAGTGATATGATCATCAATCAAGACCAAGAACGCTTACTCAAACTATCGAATCAACTGGCTAAAGATGAGCTGGTAGTCGATGCCACCATCTATGACTCTGAAGGGGTAAAACTGGCTGCCAGTCAGGAAGCAAAGTCTGTACGAGAGATGCTTGGTCTAGATACTCCGCTACAAACTGCACGTATTGGCAAACAACAATTGGTAGAGCCCGTGTTACACGATGGCTCAGTGATTGGCTTTGTCCGCATCACCTTTGAAACCGGTAAACTGACTGCCTTCTCTGATCACTATTACCGTAAAAGCGATCGATACATGTACACCATGGTTGGCCTGAGTTTTATCGCCGGCCTGCTGCTTACTCTGATTGTTCGCCGTAAGCCAAACAAGCGTAAAGGTGAGAATTTGTTGCTTAAGGATATGTAG
- the deoD gene encoding purine-nucleoside phosphorylase has translation MATPHINAEMGAFADVVLMPGDPLRAKYIAETFLEDVVQVCDVRNMYGFTGTYKGRKVSVMGHGMGIPSCSIYATELIKDFGVKKIIRVGSCGAVSEDIKVRDVVIGMGACTDSKVNRIRFKGHDFAAIADYKMVRAAEDAAKARGIEVKVGNLFSAELFYTPDPEMFDVMDKYGIVGVEMEAAGIYGVCAEYGAKALTICTVSDHIKTGEQTTSDERQTTFNDMMIVALDSVLLGDAE, from the coding sequence ATGGCAACTCCACATATCAACGCAGAAATGGGTGCATTTGCAGACGTCGTACTCATGCCGGGTGACCCGCTACGCGCAAAATACATTGCAGAAACCTTCTTGGAAGATGTTGTACAGGTATGTGATGTACGCAATATGTACGGCTTCACGGGCACTTACAAAGGCCGCAAAGTATCGGTAATGGGTCATGGTATGGGTATCCCATCATGTTCTATTTACGCAACAGAGCTAATCAAAGACTTCGGCGTGAAGAAGATCATTCGTGTCGGTAGCTGTGGTGCGGTAAGTGAAGATATCAAAGTGCGAGATGTGGTTATCGGTATGGGCGCATGTACCGATTCGAAAGTGAACCGTATTCGTTTCAAAGGCCATGACTTTGCGGCTATCGCTGACTACAAAATGGTTCGCGCAGCAGAAGATGCAGCAAAAGCACGCGGTATCGAAGTGAAAGTCGGTAATCTATTCTCGGCAGAACTGTTCTACACGCCAGATCCAGAGATGTTCGACGTAATGGACAAATACGGCATCGTAGGTGTTGAAATGGAAGCGGCAGGCATCTACGGCGTATGTGCTGAGTACGGTGCAAAAGCACTAACTATCTGTACTGTGTCTGACCATATTAAGACAGGTGAGCAAACGACATCTGATGAGCGCCAAACAACGTTCAACGATATGATGATCGTTGCTCTAGACTCTGTTCTTTTAGGTGACGCAGAGTAG
- a CDS encoding phosphopentomutase: MKRAFILVLDSFGIGATADAKDFGDVGSDTLGHIAEQCDKGLADNADRSGALKLPNLSKLGLAMAHKESTGSFAPGLDADAEIIGAYGHAAELSSGKDTPSGHWEIAGVPVLFDWGYFTDKENSFPKELTDRILERAGLEGFLGNCHASGTQVLDDLGEEHMKTGQPIFYTSADSVFQIACHEETFGLDRLLELCQIAREELEDYNIGRVIARPFVGPGKGQFERTGNRRDLSVEPPSATILQKLVDEKGGEVHSIGKISDIYAGCGITKKTKATGIPALFEATKEAIKEAGDNTIVFTNFVDFDSAYGHRRDVAGYAAALEYFDGRIHEVMEMMEEDDVLILTADHGCDPTWPGTDHTREHIPVIVYGQKVPAGSLGLRESFADIGQTLASYFGTSPMDYGKNFL, translated from the coding sequence ATGAAAAGAGCATTTATTTTAGTCTTAGACTCATTTGGGATCGGTGCGACAGCTGATGCGAAAGACTTTGGTGACGTTGGTTCAGATACCCTAGGTCATATTGCTGAGCAGTGTGATAAGGGCTTAGCGGATAACGCTGATCGTAGCGGCGCACTAAAGCTACCTAACTTATCTAAGCTTGGCCTAGCAATGGCACACAAAGAGTCGACAGGTAGTTTTGCACCAGGTCTTGATGCAGACGCAGAAATCATCGGTGCTTATGGCCACGCGGCTGAGCTTTCTTCTGGTAAAGATACTCCATCAGGTCACTGGGAAATTGCAGGTGTACCTGTACTGTTTGATTGGGGCTACTTCACTGACAAAGAGAACAGTTTCCCGAAAGAGCTAACTGACCGCATCCTTGAGCGTGCAGGTCTTGAAGGCTTCCTAGGTAACTGTCACGCATCGGGTACTCAAGTTCTTGATGATTTGGGTGAAGAGCATATGAAGACTGGCCAGCCAATCTTCTACACCTCTGCTGACTCTGTATTCCAAATTGCTTGTCACGAAGAGACGTTTGGTCTTGATCGTCTACTTGAACTTTGTCAGATCGCGCGTGAAGAACTTGAAGATTACAACATCGGTCGCGTTATCGCTCGTCCGTTTGTTGGTCCAGGTAAAGGTCAATTTGAACGCACGGGTAACCGTCGTGACCTATCTGTTGAACCACCTTCAGCAACGATTCTTCAGAAGCTAGTTGATGAGAAGGGCGGTGAAGTTCACTCGATTGGTAAGATCTCTGATATTTACGCTGGCTGCGGTATCACTAAGAAGACTAAAGCAACAGGTATTCCTGCTCTATTTGAAGCAACAAAAGAGGCAATTAAAGAAGCGGGTGACAACACTATCGTATTCACCAACTTTGTTGACTTCGATTCTGCTTATGGTCACCGCCGTGACGTTGCGGGCTATGCAGCAGCGCTAGAGTACTTTGATGGCCGTATCCACGAAGTGATGGAGATGATGGAAGAGGACGATGTGCTAATCCTAACTGCTGACCATGGCTGTGATCCTACTTGGCCAGGTACTGACCATACTCGTGAGCATATTCCAGTAATTGTTTACGGTCAGAAAGTGCCAGCAGGTTCGTTGGGCCTTCGTGAATCCTTTGCTGATATCGGCCAAACTTTGGCTAGCTACTTTGGTACTTCACCAATGGATTACGGCAAAAACTTCTTGTAA